The Gambusia affinis linkage group LG11, SWU_Gaff_1.0, whole genome shotgun sequence genome contains a region encoding:
- the glsb gene encoding glutaminase kidney isoform, mitochondrial isoform X2, translated as MLHFRFSTVLKECFQATVKRPFPCCTQESWYPAPRHHRCLGSVPSDAAAAAAPHRTAPCSAPRRSYCVKTEGEATVELDEHLKKDGAEGDKRRNPGILPSLEDLLFYTVAEGQEKIPAHKFLAALKTTGLWTGDPRLKECMEMLKETLKKTPDGVTLDRHLFKKCVQSNIVLLTQAFRKKFVIPDFQSFTSHIDQLYEKAKNLSGGQVADYIPQLAKFSPDLWAVSLCTVDGQRHTVGDTKVPFCLQSCVKPLKYAVAVHDHGTEYVHSFIGKEPSGLRFNKLFLNEDDKPHNPMVNAGAIVCTSLIQQTASTAEKFDYVMTFLKKMAGKEYVGFSNATFQSERETGDRNFAIGYYLKEKKCFPEGTDMTSVLDLYFQLCAIEVTSESGSVMAATLANGGICPITGERVLSPEAVRNTLSLMHSCGMYDFSGQFAFHVGLPSKSGVAGGILLVVPNVMGIMCWSPPLDKLGNSVRGIQFCTDLVELFNFHNYDNLRHFTKKHDPRREGGDQRQHSFGSMDYESLQQELALKAPLWKKVSPTETDQDSSTTVVYRMDKVAE; from the exons ATGTTACATTTTAGGTTCTCCACAGTCCTGAAGGAGTGTTTTCAAGCCACCGTGAAGCGTCCCTTCCCCTGCTGCACCCAGGAGAGCTGGTACCCGGCGCCCCGGCACCACCGCTGTCTCGGTTCTGTCCCCAGTgatgctgctgccgccgccgcgcCGCACCGCACCGCGCCCTGCTCCGCACCGCGCCGCTCCTACTGCGTGAAAACAGAAGGCGAAGCCACCGTGGAGCTGGACGAACACCTGAAGAAGGATGGAGCCGAAGGAGACAA GAGGAGGAATCCAGGAATCCTGCCCAGTTTGGAGGACCTGCTCTTCTACACGGTCGCTGAAGGTCAAGAGAAGATTCCAGCTCACAAGTTCCTCGCA GCGCTGAAGACCACTGGGCTGTGGACCGGAGACCCCCGCCTGAAGGAGTGCATGGAGATGCTGAAGGAGACGCTGAAGAAGACTCCGGACGGCGTGACGCTGGACCGCCACCTGTTCAAGAA GTGTGTCCAGAGCAACATTGTCCTGCTCACTCAGGCCTTCCGCAAGAAGTTCGTCATCCCCGACTTCCAGTCCTTCACCTCCCATATTGACCAGCTTTATGAGAAAGCCAAAAACCTCTCTGGAGGGCAG GTAGCAGATTACATTCCTCAGCTTGCCAAGTTTAGCCCGGACCTGTGGGCCGTCTCACTGTGCACCGTCGATGGACAGAG GCACACTGTGGGCGACACTAAGGTCCCTTTCTGCCTGCAGTCCTGTGTGAAGCCTCTGAAGTACGCCGTGGCGGTTCATGACCACGGCACCGAGTATGTTCACAGCTTCATTGGGAAGGAGCCCAGCGGCCTGCGCTTCAACAAACTCTTCCTGAACGAAGACG ATAAGCCCCACAACCCCATGGTGAACGCCGGAGCCATCGTTTGCACGTCGCTCATTCAG CAAACTGCCAGCACCGCAGAGAAATTTGACTAT GTCATGACCTTTCTGAAAAAGATGGCAGGAAAAGAGTATGTTGGGTTCAGCAACGCCAC ATTCCAGTCGGAGCGCGAGACTGGAGACAGAAACTTCGCCATCGGATATTacctgaaggagaagaag TGTTTCCCTGAAGGAACCGACATGACGTCTGTGCTGGACCTTTACTTCCAG CTGTGCGCCATCGAGGTGACCTCTGAGAGCGGCAGCGTCATGGCCGCCACGCTGGCCAACGGCGGCATCTGTCCCATCACGGGCGAGCGCGTGCTGAGCCCGGAGGCGGTGAGGAACACGCTGAGCCTGATGCACTCCTGCGGGATGTACGACTTCTCGGGACAGTTCGCCTTCCAC GTCGGACTGCCGTCCAAGTCCGGGGTGGCTGGAGGAATCCTGCTGGTCGTTCCCAACGTGATGGGAATCATGTGCTGGTCGCCGCCGCTGGACAAACTGGGAAACTCGGTCCGAGGAATTCAGTTCTGCACG GATCTGGTTGAACTTTTCAACTTCCACAACTACGACAACCTGAGGCACTTCACCAAGAAGCACGACCCGCGCAGAG
- the alkbh6 gene encoding alpha-ketoglutarate-dependent dioxygenase alkB homolog 6 encodes MYLPAFPAGHFMWLHTDGEHQFGSSDINCIFIENCAGDMERPSCIVEDLKQFVVSEAPQTAFYIPDFISEDEESFLLQQVYKSPKTKWTQLSGRRLQNWGGLPHPKGMLAETLPDWLQSCCEKVSSLGVFGGKTANHVLVNEYKPGEGIMAHEDGPLYHPTVGTISLGSHTMLDFYRPVLAADGPQTQQNRYLLSLLLRPRSLLVLQDDMYRQLLHGIQNRDRDPLTDRVANLSGAGARPGETLSRGTRVSLTIRHVPKVIRTRMVLGRK; translated from the exons ATGTATCTACCAGCGTTTCCCGCCGGACACTTTATGTGGTTACACACAGATGGAGAGCACCAGTTCGGCTCTTCGGatataaactgtatttttatcgAGAACTGTGCAG GAGACATGGAGCGGCCATCTTGTATTGTGGAAGATTTGAAGCAGTTCGTTGTCAGTGAAGCTCCACAAACTGCGTTTTACATCCCAGATTTCATATCAGAGGATGAGGAGTccttcctcctgcagcaggtgTACAAGTCCCCCAAAACCAAATGGACCCAGCTGTCCGGCCGCCGGCTCCAGAACTGGGGCGGCCTGCCGCACCCCAAAGGCATGCTGGCCGAGACGCTTCCCGACTGGCTCCAGAGCTGCTGTGAGAAAGTCTCGTCTCTGGGAGTGTTCGGCGGGAAAACGGCCAACCACGTGTTGGTGAACGAGTACAAGCCGGGCGAAGGCATCATGGCCCACGAGGACGGCCCGCTGTACCACCCCACGGTCGGCACCATCAGCCTGGGCTCGCACACCATGCTGGACTTCTACCGGCCCGTCCTGGCTGCAGACGGGCCGCAGACCCAGCAGAACCGCTACCTGCTGTCCCTCCTGCTGAGGCCGCGCAGCCTGCTGGTCCTGCAGGATGACATGTACCGTCAGCTGCTGCACGGCATCCAGAACCGGGACCGGGACCCGCTGACGGACCGGGTGGCCAACCTGTCTGGCGCCGGGGCGCGGCCCGGGGAGACGCTGAGCAGGGGAACCAGGGTGTCGCTCACCATCAGACACGTTCCCAAAGTGATCAGGACCAGGATGGTTCTCGGAAGGAAATGA
- the glsb gene encoding glutaminase kidney isoform, mitochondrial isoform X3 yields the protein MLHFRFSTVLKECFQATVKRPFPCCTQESWYPAPRHHRCLGSVPSDAAAAAAPHRTAPCSAPRRSYCVKTEGEATVELDEHLKKDGAEGDKRRNPGILPSLEDLLFYTVAEGQEKIPAHKFLAALKTTGLWTGDPRLKECMEMLKETLKKTPDGVTLDRHLFKKCVQSNIVLLTQAFRKKFVIPDFQSFTSHIDQLYEKAKNLSGGQVADYIPQLAKFSPDLWAVSLCTVDGQRHTVGDTKVPFCLQSCVKPLKYAVAVHDHGTEYVHSFIGKEPSGLRFNKLFLNEDDKPHNPMVNAGAIVCTSLIQQTASTAEKFDYVMTFLKKMAGKEYVGFSNATFQSERETGDRNFAIGYYLKEKKCFPEGTDMTSVLDLYFQLCAIEVTSESGSVMAATLANGGICPITGERVLSPEAVRNTLSLMHSCGMYDFSGQFAFHVGLPSKSGVAGGILLVVPNVMGIMCWSPPLDKLGNSVRGIQFCTDLVELFNFHNYDNLRHFTKKHDPRREGGDQRHSFGSMDYESLQQELALKAPLWKKVSPTETDQDSSTTVVYRMDKVAE from the exons ATGTTACATTTTAGGTTCTCCACAGTCCTGAAGGAGTGTTTTCAAGCCACCGTGAAGCGTCCCTTCCCCTGCTGCACCCAGGAGAGCTGGTACCCGGCGCCCCGGCACCACCGCTGTCTCGGTTCTGTCCCCAGTgatgctgctgccgccgccgcgcCGCACCGCACCGCGCCCTGCTCCGCACCGCGCCGCTCCTACTGCGTGAAAACAGAAGGCGAAGCCACCGTGGAGCTGGACGAACACCTGAAGAAGGATGGAGCCGAAGGAGACAA GAGGAGGAATCCAGGAATCCTGCCCAGTTTGGAGGACCTGCTCTTCTACACGGTCGCTGAAGGTCAAGAGAAGATTCCAGCTCACAAGTTCCTCGCA GCGCTGAAGACCACTGGGCTGTGGACCGGAGACCCCCGCCTGAAGGAGTGCATGGAGATGCTGAAGGAGACGCTGAAGAAGACTCCGGACGGCGTGACGCTGGACCGCCACCTGTTCAAGAA GTGTGTCCAGAGCAACATTGTCCTGCTCACTCAGGCCTTCCGCAAGAAGTTCGTCATCCCCGACTTCCAGTCCTTCACCTCCCATATTGACCAGCTTTATGAGAAAGCCAAAAACCTCTCTGGAGGGCAG GTAGCAGATTACATTCCTCAGCTTGCCAAGTTTAGCCCGGACCTGTGGGCCGTCTCACTGTGCACCGTCGATGGACAGAG GCACACTGTGGGCGACACTAAGGTCCCTTTCTGCCTGCAGTCCTGTGTGAAGCCTCTGAAGTACGCCGTGGCGGTTCATGACCACGGCACCGAGTATGTTCACAGCTTCATTGGGAAGGAGCCCAGCGGCCTGCGCTTCAACAAACTCTTCCTGAACGAAGACG ATAAGCCCCACAACCCCATGGTGAACGCCGGAGCCATCGTTTGCACGTCGCTCATTCAG CAAACTGCCAGCACCGCAGAGAAATTTGACTAT GTCATGACCTTTCTGAAAAAGATGGCAGGAAAAGAGTATGTTGGGTTCAGCAACGCCAC ATTCCAGTCGGAGCGCGAGACTGGAGACAGAAACTTCGCCATCGGATATTacctgaaggagaagaag TGTTTCCCTGAAGGAACCGACATGACGTCTGTGCTGGACCTTTACTTCCAG CTGTGCGCCATCGAGGTGACCTCTGAGAGCGGCAGCGTCATGGCCGCCACGCTGGCCAACGGCGGCATCTGTCCCATCACGGGCGAGCGCGTGCTGAGCCCGGAGGCGGTGAGGAACACGCTGAGCCTGATGCACTCCTGCGGGATGTACGACTTCTCGGGACAGTTCGCCTTCCAC GTCGGACTGCCGTCCAAGTCCGGGGTGGCTGGAGGAATCCTGCTGGTCGTTCCCAACGTGATGGGAATCATGTGCTGGTCGCCGCCGCTGGACAAACTGGGAAACTCGGTCCGAGGAATTCAGTTCTGCACG GATCTGGTTGAACTTTTCAACTTCCACAACTACGACAACCTGAGGCACTTCACCAAGAAGCACGACCCGCGCAGAG
- the ormdl1 gene encoding ORM1-like protein 1, whose product MMNVGVAHSEVNPNTRVMNSRGIWLTYALGVGILHIVLLSIPFFSVPVVWTLTNVIHNLGMYVFMHAVKGTPFETPDQGKARLLTHWEQLDYGVQFTSSRKFFTISPIILYFLASFYSKYDTTHFVINTASLLSVLIPKLPQLHGVRILGINKY is encoded by the exons gatgAACGTGGGTGTGGCACACAGTGAGGTGAACCCAAACACCCGCGTGATGAACAGCCGGGGCATCTGGCTGACCTACGCCCTAGGGGTCGGCATTCTGCACATCGTGCTGCTCAGCATCCCCTTCTTCAGCGTCCCGGTGGTCTGGACGCTCACCAACGTCATACACAACCTG GGCATGTACGTGTTCATGCATGCGGTGAAAGGAACGCCCTTCGAGACGCCCGACCAAGGAAAAGCCCGGCTTCTGACCCACTGGGAGCAGCTGGACTACGGCGTGCAGTTCACCTCCTCCAGAAAGTTCTTCACCATTTCCCCCATCATCCT ATATTTCCTAGCCAGTTTCTACTCAAAGTACGACACGACGCACTTTGTGATCAACACGGCGTCCCTGCTGAGCGTCCTGATCCCCAAGCTGCCTCAGCTGCACGGCGTCCGGATTTTAGGCATAAACAAGTATTAA
- the osgepl1 gene encoding probable tRNA N6-adenosine threonylcarbamoyltransferase, mitochondrial, whose amino-acid sequence MAFPTMFQTKVRILQRLLRCKHTAGSKAFRSRLVLGIETSCDETGAAVMDETGAILGESLHSQKEVHLRTGGIIPTVAQALHRGNIERVVQEALDRSGVAPAQLGAVAATVKPGLALSLAVGLSFSLGFVRRHNKPFIPIHHMEAHALTVRMLQPLHFPFLVLLVSGGHALLAVAQGVDDFLLLGRTLDEAPGDTLDKVARRLSLRKLPRCAALSGGQAIELLAQDGDRKRFSFRTPMGQTPDCCFSFAGLRNQVTLLIQKQEVEEGVEEGTVLSCVNDIAAATQHTVASHLAKRTHRAILFCRANRLLPSQNPTLVLSGGVASNQYIRKALAVVAEATGLRLLCPPARFCTDNGAMVAWNGVERLREGTGILAPEVEVTYEPRAPLGVDITAEVRAAAIRPPPIRIKIPE is encoded by the exons ATGGCGTTTCCAACCATGTTCCAGACGAAGGTTAGAATCCTGCAGAGGTTGCTGCGGTGCAAACACACGGCAGGAAGCAAGGCATTCCGCTCCAGGCTGGTTTTAGGCATCGAGACGAGCTGCGATGAGACTGGAGCCGCTGTGATGGACGAAACTGGAGCCATACTGGGAGAATCCCTGCATTCCCAGAAGGAGGTTCATCTGAG GACTGGCGGCATCATCCCGACTGTAGCTCAGGCTCTGCACAGAGGAAACATCGAGCGCGTGGTGCAGGAGGCTCTGGACCGGAGCGGCGTGGCGCCGGCCCAGCTGGGCGCCGTGGCTGCCACCGTGAAGCCCGGCCTGGCTCTGAGTCTGGCCGTGGGCCTGAGCTTCAGCCTGGGCTTCGTGAGGCGCCACAACAAGCCGTTCATCCCCATCCACCACATGGAGGCCCACGCCCTGACCGTCAGGATGCTGCAGCCGCTCCACTTCCCCTTCCTGGTGCTGCTGGTGTCCGGAGGCCACGCCCTGCTGGCCGTGGCGCAGGGCGTCGACGACTTCCTGCTGCTGGGCCGAACGCTGGACGAAGCTCCAGGAGACACGCTGGACAAG GTGGCGCGCCGTCTGTCCCTCAGGAAACTGCCGCGCTGCGCCGCGCTGAGCGGCGGCCAGGCCATCGAACTGCTGGCGCAGGACGGCGACAGGAAGAGGTTCAGCTTCAGGACGCCGATGGGACAAACGCCCGACTGCTGCTTCTCCTTCGCCGGACTGCGGAACCAGGTCACCTTGCTGATCCAGAAGCAGGAAGTCGAGGAAG GCGTAGAGGAAGGAACGGTGCTGTCGTGTGTGAACGACATTGCCGCCGCCACGCAGCACACCGTGGCCTCACACCTGGCGAAGAGAACGCACCGGGCCATCCTGTTCTGCAGAGCCAACCGGCTGCTGCCGTCACAAAACCCGACGCTG GTGTTGTCTGGAGGCGTTGCCAGCAACCAGTACATCCGTAAAGCTCTGGCGGTCGTCGCCGAGGCAACCGGGTTGCGGCTGCTGTGCCCTCCGGCCCGGTTCTGCACCGACAACGGAGCGATGGTCGCCTG GAACGGAGTGGAGCGTCTGAGGGAAGGAACCGGGATCCTGGCGCCGGAGGTGGAGGTCACCTACGAGCCCAG AGCTCCGCTGGGCGTGGATATCACAGCCGAGGTGAGGGCCGCCGCCATCAGGCCGCCGCCCATCCGGATCAAGATCCCCGAGTGA
- the adat3 gene encoding probable inactive tRNA-specific adenosine deaminase-like protein 3, producing the protein MFSLGPGRAAMEPETKRWKGSKCDVKGSKCDVKGSKCDVKGSKCDDYSWVAFPVLSDEQSADVELVEAYAAPIVDRKATSRLVRELNGVYPLPGLQHVKRVRACRAEDSPHPLEVLLCLLRDAPNPTDASVPSLLPAGSWEGLGEPFVVKVPARPPLTRPQFELASRRWPTTFHEDKQVTVALRGELFGPQQRALMHTFMASAVAAARAAAQLGMEAVGAAVVDPETQRVVAVGHDRRGEHPLQHAVMVCIDLVARSQGGGCYRHDRYDACRFAPIDPQPEKGAVPYICSGYDLYVTREPCVMCAMALVHSRIGRVFYGAAAADGALGTRFKIHTQKDLNHRFQVYRGVMRTQCEDLTSRGGKTPEPPLLG; encoded by the coding sequence ATGTTCTCTCTGGGTCCTGGCAGGGCAGCAATGGAGCCTGAGACGAAGCGGTGGAAAGGGTCAAAGTGCGACGTGAAGGGGTCAAAGTGCGACGTGAAGGGGTCAAAGTGCGACGTGAAGGGGTCAAAGTGCGATGACTATTCCTGGGTGGCCTTCCCCGTCCTGTCAGACGAGCAGTCAGCAGACGTGGAGCTGGTGGAGGCCTACGCCGCGCCCATCGTCGACAGGAAGGCGACGTCTCGGCTCGTCAGGGAGCTGAACGGCGTCTACCCGCTGCCCGGCCTGCAGCACGTGAAGCGGGTCCGGGCCTGCCGGGCCGAGGACAGTCCCCACCCTCTGGAGGTCCTGCTGTGTCTGCTGAGAGACGCGCCGAACCCGACGGACGCCAGCGTCCCGTCTCTGCTGCCCGCAGGCAGCTGGGAGGGGCTGGGCGAGCCGTTTGTGGTGAAGGTCCCAGCGCGACCCCCGCTGACCCGGCCGCAGTTCGAGCTGGCGAGCCGCCGCTGGCCCACGACTTTCCATGAAGACAAGCAGGTGACGGTGGCGCTGCGAGGGGAACTGTTCGGCCCCCAACAGAGAGCCCTGATGCACACCTTCATGGCGTCCGCCGTGGCCGCCGCCAGAGCTGCGGCGCAGCTGGGGATGGAGGCTGTGGGGGCGGCGGTGGTCGACCCCGAGACGCAGCGGGTCGTCGCCGTCGGTCACGACCGGCGAGGCGAGCACCCGCTGCAGCACGCAGTCATGGTCTGCATCGACCTGGTGGCGCGGAGCCAGGGAGGCGGCTGCTACCGCCATGACAGGTACGACGCCTGCCGCTTCGCCCCTATAGACCCCCAGCCAGAGAAGGGCGCTGTGCCGTACATCTGCAGTGGATACGACCTGTACGTCACCAGGGAGCCCTGCGTCATGTGCGCCATGGCGCTGGTGCACTCGCGCATCGGCCGGGTTTTCTACGGCGCCGCCGCCGCTGATGGAGCTCTGGGGACGAGATTCAAGATCCACACGCAGAAAGACCTGAACCACCGCTTCCAGGTGTACAGGGGGGTCATGAGGACGCAGTGTGAGGATCTGACCAGCAGGGGGGGCAAAACACCTGAACCACCGCTACTTGGTTAG
- the LOC122840002 gene encoding peptidyl-prolyl cis-trans isomerase FKBP7-like, whose amino-acid sequence MQSRMMWRLVSCAVCVFLGWQLGSVWAGAAEPEDQVQIQVLFRPEECSRKSKKGDLINAHYDGFLEKDGSQFYCSRSDKQGHPQWFVLGVGQVIRGLDIGMMDMCAGEKRKVTVPSALAFGQTGKGPVPPNATVVFEVEVLSVSRGPRSMEAFGQMDLDQDKSLTKAEVKEYLKLEYEKGGKPRDEPFYEKILTDIFWKSDKDRDGQISAKEYNIYERDEL is encoded by the exons ATGCAAAGCCGGATGATGTGGAGGCTGGTGAGCTGCGCTGTGTGCGTGTTTCTGGGCTGGCAGCTCGGTTCCGTCTGGGCCGGAGCAGCCGAACCGGAGGACCAGGTCCAGATCCAGGTTCTGTTCAGGCCCGAAGAGTGCAGCAGGAAGAGCAAGAAGGGAGACCTGATCAATGCTCACTACGATGGCTTCCTGGAAAAAGATGGTTCCCAGTTCTACTGCAG CCGGTCGGACAAGCAGGGACACCCGCAGTGGTTCGTCCTGGGCGTTGGACAGGTCATCAGAGGCCTGGACATCGGCATGATGGACATGTGCGCCGGGGAGAAGAGGAAGGTGACGGTTCCGTCCGCGCTGGCGTTCGGTCAGACAGGAAAAG GTCCGGTTCCTCCCAACGCCACGGTGGTGTTCGAGGTGGAGGTGCTGTCCGTGTCCAGAGGCCCCCGCAGCATGGAGGCCTTTGGACAGATGGACCTGGACCAGGACAAGAGCCTCACCAAGGCGGAG GTGAAGGAATACCTGAAGCTGGAATACGAAAAGGGTGGGAAGCCACGGGACGAACCTTTCTACGAGAAAATCCTGACCGACATCTTCTGGAAGAGCGACAAGGACAGAGATGGGCAGATCAGCGCCAAGGAGTATAATATATATGAACGGGATGAGCTTTAG